One part of the Brachyspira sp. SAP_772 genome encodes these proteins:
- a CDS encoding tetratricopeptide repeat protein has translation MIKKEIEQLYELGKNAFIEERYKEAIYNLQKMIDIYNKDLVFYSDNEFIIYSDNNNDETSDEDINNIHNILISAYYHIGASKGNLKEYEESIKYFDKTIELNDKHCDAYYGRGVSKYNIGLCNEAIEDFNKTLELNSDFKDAYFVRALSYAKIDKHKEAIDDFNTLLTKYDEINYMYYYYRGLSKFDLNLFEEAIEDFTIAADYLPDESYIYHDRALAYSNLNMFEEAINDYNKAIELNETDIGSYYNRALMYSELEEYNKAIEDYNKVLELNPDDKSAIYNKALCKQNLDLFEEAIDYFDIFIKFNPSYADAYYYRGNAKANLKLYEEAIEDYNKTLELDNGYIEAYYCRGNAESDLELYEEAIEDYNKTLELDNSYTDAYYYRGNAESDLELYEEAIEDYNKVLELDNSYTDAYYYRGNAKADLELYEEAIEDYNKVLELDNDYLEAYYEIAMAKINLNLYDEAMKDFDKALYNANSDSDKAYLYSLKGTLNEMSQHYDEAIKNYTKAIKLGYECYYGRAIAKYNAGLIKESISDYNKAIKLEADNYKIYYDKGIAELDLSLYEEAIKDFDKYIELNPNYDEAYYNRGLANEGLDNYEEASKDYEMTVKLNKEHEYAFNNLGSCYVKLKEYDKALENLYKALEINSELALPPNNIGEVKSRLALKEKNNIENYNKLNSEALEYFNKSYEIALEKNDGYEMNAIMDNMKELAAENIEPAIEFLKNNNIDY, from the coding sequence GAAGCTATTTACAACTTGCAAAAGATGATTGATATTTATAATAAGGATTTAGTTTTTTATTCTGATAATGAGTTTATTATTTATAGTGATAATAATAATGATGAAACTAGCGATGAAGATATTAATAATATACATAATATTTTAATAAGTGCTTATTATCATATAGGTGCTTCTAAAGGCAATTTAAAAGAGTACGAAGAGTCCATAAAATATTTTGATAAAACTATAGAGCTTAATGATAAACATTGCGATGCTTATTATGGCAGGGGAGTTTCTAAATATAATATAGGTTTATGTAATGAGGCTATAGAGGATTTTAATAAAACTTTAGAATTAAATTCTGATTTTAAAGATGCTTATTTTGTTAGAGCTTTATCTTATGCTAAGATAGATAAACATAAAGAGGCTATTGATGATTTTAATACATTATTAACGAAGTATGATGAAATTAATTATATGTATTATTATTATAGAGGTTTGTCCAAATTTGATTTAAATTTATTTGAAGAAGCCATTGAAGATTTTACTATTGCTGCAGATTATTTGCCTGATGAAAGTTATATATATCATGATAGAGCTTTAGCTTATTCCAATTTGAATATGTTTGAAGAGGCTATAAATGATTATAATAAGGCTATAGAGCTTAATGAAACAGATATTGGTTCTTATTATAACAGAGCTTTAATGTACTCTGAATTAGAAGAATATAATAAAGCTATAGAAGATTATAATAAAGTTTTGGAATTAAATCCTGATGACAAAAGTGCCATTTATAATAAGGCTTTATGCAAACAGAATTTAGATTTATTTGAGGAAGCTATTGATTATTTTGATATATTTATAAAATTTAATCCTTCTTATGCTGATGCATATTATTATAGAGGAAATGCTAAGGCTAATTTAAAACTCTATGAAGAAGCTATTGAAGATTATAATAAAACTTTAGAATTAGATAATGGTTATATAGAGGCATATTATTGCAGAGGAAATGCTGAATCTGATTTAGAACTTTATGAAGAAGCTATTGAAGATTATAATAAAACTTTAGAATTAGATAATAGTTATACAGATGCATATTATTATAGAGGAAATGCTGAATCTGATTTAGAACTTTATGAAGAAGCTATTGAAGATTATAATAAAGTTTTGGAATTAGATAATAGTTATACAGATGCATATTATTATAGAGGAAATGCTAAAGCTGATTTAGAACTCTATGAAGAAGCTATTGAAGATTATAATAAAGTTTTAGAATTAGATAATGATTATCTAGAGGCTTATTATGAAATAGCTATGGCAAAGATTAATTTGAATTTATATGATGAGGCAATGAAAGATTTTGATAAAGCTTTATATAATGCAAATTCAGATTCTGATAAGGCTTATTTATATAGTTTGAAAGGCACTTTAAATGAAATGTCACAACACTATGATGAAGCCATAAAGAATTATACTAAGGCGATAAAACTTGGATATGAATGTTATTATGGAAGAGCTATTGCCAAATATAATGCTGGGTTAATAAAAGAATCTATTAGTGATTATAACAAGGCTATAAAATTAGAAGCTGATAATTATAAAATATATTATGATAAAGGTATTGCTGAACTTGATTTATCTTTGTATGAAGAGGCCATTAAAGATTTTGATAAGTATATAGAATTAAATCCTAATTATGATGAAGCCTATTATAATAGGGGTCTTGCTAATGAGGGATTGGACAATTATGAAGAAGCTTCTAAAGATTATGAAATGACTGTGAAATTAAATAAAGAACATGAATATGCTTTTAATAATTTGGGAAGCTGTTATGTGAAATTAAAAGAATATGACAAGGCATTAGAAAATTTATATAAAGCATTAGAAATAAATTCTGAACTTGCCCTTCCTCCTAATAATATAGGAGAAGTGAAATCAAGATTGGCTTTAAAAGAAAAAAACAATATAGAAAATTATAATAAATTGAATAGTGAAGCATTAGAGTATTTTAATAAATCTTATGAAATAGCTTTAGAAAAGAATGATGGATATGAAATGAATGCGATTATGGATAATATGAAAGAATTAGCAGCTGAAAATATAGAGCCAGCAATAGAGTTCTTAAAAAATAATAATATAGATTATTAA
- a CDS encoding BspA family leucine-rich repeat surface protein: MKYKPTSRKELKDLVTDESIYLGDIDTSLITDMSRLFEVFNRDNYDGIENWDTSNVEDMSGMFFLNRNFNKDISKWNVSKVKNMANMFFLAEKFNQPLNDWDVSNVTNMNGMFMNAKSFNQPLNNWNVSKVKNMNNMFHEAESFNQDINDWNVSNVESMINMFSSAYKFDQPLFKWDTSNVENMSGMFTDSRNFNKDISKWNVSKVKNMASMFFSAEKFNQPLNDWDVSNVTNMNSMFEGAKSFNQPLNNWDTAKVKDMAKMFSSAYAFNQNLDDWYIDNISDMTNFNKDSALELTFKFKTYLYALTLDKEEKNNLNDFIKNNAKEVYKTIENRKNKKINLPKRYLINNFYNELKELIPNYIESFNSIEEVYDYIDKNYNKKDDKKVKFIDDIEIENIDKRIIKYIYLSYLELKREVYRIKQIDYIINLLDEKSFINAIKTIYTSTNKETSLIMYAIYGGDGALREIYKKEKDSKLCLLAFSINKNSKYAVNMLYNVFRKSKKSEIREMTEIIIDKMAKENNLSVYEFGLKAVENFGFDRNAEKIINNNQYKIILKNNYTIELFDIKENKTLKQIPKNFDNSIKEEIKYIKKEIPNIIKNQSNNLIKILLAGKKYDFNFFKEIFIDNPIMNIFAINLVWNLFDENNNFITTFRYSGDGSYTNCDDDTVNINDNYFVSLSSPIEMEESIISKWKKQLEDYELSQPIMQFTNIKINNLEEALKKLQNIEVSVGSIREFSQKYDMNTEYKSYYEINGYSYKDLHNNQRFYMKTKTLNTDTNNNYKIRINIKFNNASSRFIYTWLILLISDFGLTCMF; this comes from the coding sequence ATGAAATATAAACCTACAAGCAGAAAAGAATTAAAAGATTTAGTAACAGATGAAAGTATTTATTTGGGCGATATTGATACTAGCCTAATAACTGATATGTCACGCTTATTTGAGGTTTTTAATAGAGATAATTATGATGGTATAGAAAATTGGGATACTTCTAATGTAGAAGATATGTCTGGTATGTTTTTTTTAAATAGAAATTTCAATAAAGATATTAGTAAATGGAATGTTTCTAAAGTAAAAAATATGGCTAATATGTTTTTCTTGGCTGAAAAATTTAATCAGCCTTTGAATGATTGGGACGTAAGCAATGTAACAAATATGAATGGTATGTTTATGAATGCTAAAAGTTTCAATCAGCCTCTTAATAATTGGAATGTAAGCAAAGTTAAAAATATGAACAATATGTTTCATGAGGCTGAAAGTTTTAATCAAGATATAAATGACTGGAATGTAAGTAATGTAGAAAGTATGATTAATATGTTTTCATCTGCTTATAAATTTGATCAGCCTTTATTTAAATGGGATACTTCTAATGTAGAAAATATGTCTGGTATGTTTACTGATAGTAGGAATTTCAATAAAGATATAAGCAAATGGAATGTTTCTAAAGTAAAAAATATGGCTAGTATGTTTTTCTCTGCTGAAAAATTTAATCAGCCTTTGAATGATTGGGATGTAAGCAATGTAACAAATATGAATAGCATGTTTGAGGGAGCTAAAAGTTTTAATCAGCCTCTTAATAATTGGGATACTGCAAAAGTAAAAGATATGGCTAAAATGTTTTCATCAGCTTATGCATTCAATCAAAATTTAGATGATTGGTATATTGATAATATTTCAGATATGACTAATTTTAATAAAGATTCTGCATTAGAATTAACTTTTAAATTTAAAACTTATTTATATGCTTTGACTTTAGATAAAGAAGAAAAAAATAATTTAAATGATTTTATAAAAAACAATGCCAAAGAAGTATACAAAACTATAGAAAATCGTAAAAATAAAAAAATCAATCTTCCTAAAAGATATTTAATAAATAATTTTTATAATGAATTAAAAGAATTAATACCAAATTATATTGAAAGTTTTAATAGTATAGAAGAAGTTTATGATTATATAGATAAGAACTATAATAAAAAAGATGATAAAAAAGTAAAATTTATAGATGATATAGAAATAGAAAATATAGATAAAAGAATAATAAAATATATTTACTTATCATATTTAGAATTAAAAAGAGAAGTCTACAGAATAAAACAAATAGATTATATTATAAATTTGCTTGATGAAAAGTCTTTTATAAATGCAATTAAAACAATATACACAAGTACCAATAAAGAAACTTCTCTCATTATGTATGCAATATATGGAGGAGATGGGGCATTAAGAGAGATTTATAAAAAAGAAAAAGATTCAAAATTATGTTTGCTTGCATTTTCTATTAATAAAAACAGTAAATATGCTGTTAATATGCTTTATAATGTATTTAGAAAAAGTAAAAAATCTGAAATAAGAGAGATGACAGAAATAATAATTGATAAGATGGCAAAAGAAAATAATTTGAGTGTTTATGAATTCGGATTAAAAGCTGTAGAAAATTTCGGATTTGATAGAAACGCAGAGAAAATAATAAATAATAATCAATATAAAATAATTTTAAAAAATAATTATACTATAGAATTGTTTGATATCAAAGAAAATAAAACATTAAAACAAATACCTAAAAATTTTGATAATAGTATAAAAGAAGAAATTAAATACATAAAAAAAGAAATTCCAAATATTATAAAAAATCAGAGTAATAATTTAATAAAGATTCTATTAGCAGGAAAAAAGTACGATTTTAATTTTTTTAAAGAAATATTTATTGATAATCCAATAATGAATATATTTGCTATTAATTTAGTTTGGAATTTATTTGATGAAAATAATAATTTTATAACAACATTTAGATATTCAGGCGACGGAAGCTATACCAACTGCGATGATGATACAGTAAATATAAATGATAATTATTTTGTAAGTTTATCAAGCCCTATAGAAATGGAAGAGAGTATTATATCAAAATGGAAAAAACAGCTTGAGGACTATGAATTATCACAGCCGATAATGCAGTTTACAAATATAAAAATAAATAATTTAGAAGAAGCATTGAAAAAATTACAAAATATAGAAGTAAGTGTCGGTTCAATAAGAGAATTTTCTCAAAAGTATGATATGAATACAGAATATAAAAGCTATTATGAAATTAATGGATATTCTTATAAAGATTTACATAATAATCAAAGGTTTTATATGAAAACAAAAACTCTTAATACTGACACCAATAATAATTATAAAATAAGAATTAATATAAAGTTTAATAATGCTAGCAGCAGATTCATATATACTTGGCTTATACTTTTAATAAGTGATTTTGGATTAACTTGTATGTTTTGA
- a CDS encoding nodulation protein NfeD, whose product MKKVFYIAILFTLIFSNVYAKDKVYVIKKLEFQEVNRWYASYIKNGLEEAKENEASLIILELDTPGGLLSSALEIKNALIESEIPVAAYINKNALSAGALISLSCSEIYMSDGSIIGAATPVYLQGGEPKKASEKEVSAMRAAMRASAEHSKKNAKAAEAMVDETIVLTKKDDGIDLDDKTLLTLSADEAVQINIANSKANSVEEILKIKNIDDYEIINFEEGLYDFILRFLSNPAVLSILISIAIAGIYLEIKTPGFGIGGVIAIVCFFLFFTAQFFIGDSGFIAPAVFLLGIVLLALEIFVIPGFGVTGIAGIIAIFASIFMSFGIANISQAVFVIFVSLIIDIILIILMARFMTKSKVFKSKMFLETDTSGYHSSESYDDLLGLEGIAYTPFRPSGNILIDDKKYDAISEGEFIQKDAKLKVILVNGNKIVVKEIKE is encoded by the coding sequence ATGAAAAAAGTTTTTTATATAGCTATTCTTTTTACTCTTATTTTCTCAAACGTGTATGCAAAAGATAAAGTGTATGTTATAAAAAAATTAGAGTTTCAGGAGGTAAATAGATGGTACGCCTCATATATAAAAAATGGATTAGAAGAGGCTAAAGAAAATGAAGCTTCTTTGATAATACTTGAGCTCGATACACCGGGCGGACTTCTGTCTTCTGCATTAGAAATAAAAAACGCATTGATAGAAAGCGAGATACCAGTGGCAGCATATATAAACAAAAATGCATTATCTGCGGGAGCTTTGATATCTTTAAGCTGCTCAGAAATTTATATGTCTGACGGAAGTATTATAGGGGCGGCTACTCCTGTATATCTTCAAGGTGGAGAGCCAAAGAAGGCAAGCGAAAAGGAAGTTAGTGCTATGCGTGCTGCTATGAGGGCTTCTGCTGAACACTCTAAAAAAAATGCAAAGGCTGCTGAGGCTATGGTTGATGAAACTATTGTATTAACTAAAAAAGATGACGGCATTGATTTGGACGATAAAACATTACTTACATTGAGTGCTGATGAGGCTGTTCAAATAAATATTGCAAATAGCAAAGCAAACTCTGTAGAAGAAATTCTAAAAATAAAAAATATTGATGATTATGAGATAATAAATTTTGAAGAAGGACTGTATGATTTTATTTTAAGATTTTTAAGTAATCCTGCAGTGTTGAGCATATTAATATCTATTGCTATAGCTGGAATATATTTAGAGATAAAAACTCCGGGTTTTGGTATAGGCGGTGTAATTGCTATAGTATGTTTCTTTTTATTTTTTACGGCACAATTTTTTATTGGCGACAGCGGATTTATTGCACCTGCTGTGTTTTTGCTTGGTATAGTTTTACTTGCTTTAGAGATTTTTGTTATACCGGGTTTTGGAGTTACAGGAATTGCAGGAATAATCGCCATATTTGCAAGCATATTTATGTCTTTTGGTATAGCCAATATATCTCAAGCTGTATTTGTAATTTTTGTTTCGCTTATTATAGACATTATACTTATAATATTAATGGCAAGATTTATGACAAAATCTAAAGTATTTAAAAGTAAAATGTTCTTAGAAACAGATACATCAGGCTATCATTCAAGTGAGTCTTATGATGATTTACTTGGGCTTGAGGGAATAGCTTATACACCTTTTAGACCATCAGGAAACATTTTAATTGATGATAAAAAATATGATGCTATTAGTGAAGG